The DNA window CCAGAAGCGGTCCAATGGGCATCGCTGAGTGTTGCAAAACCCAGGACCAGCGTCTTGAGCGAACCGGCCAGACCCGACAGGGCTGCAGACAGCACGAAGGCCAGCAACTTGAAACGGTTGGTGTCATAGCCCAGCGAGATGGCCCGCTGTTCGTTTTCCTTGATGGCCTTGAGCACCTGGCCATAGGGCGAATGCACCGTGCGCACAATGACCAGGAAACCTGCCACGACCACGGTCAGGGCAACGTAGTACATCACCAGATCGTCTTTCAGGTCGATCAGGCCCAGCAGCTTGCCGCGTGGTACGCCCTGCAGGCCGTCCTCACCACCGGTGAAAGGGGCTTGCAAGCAGACGAAGAACAGCATCTGCGCCAGCGCCAGCGTAATCATCGTCGAGTAGATGCCTTCGCGGCGAATGGCAAAGAAGCCGACGATCAGGCCCAAAAAGCCGCCACTGAGGGTGCCCAGCAGCAGGCCGACTTCAGGCGTAAAGCCCCATACTTTCATTGACTGGCCCGCCACGTAGGCTGCGCCACCCAGGAAGGCTGCATGACCGAAAGACAGCATGCCGGTATAGCCCAGCAGCAGGTTGAAAGCAGCGGCAAACAGTGCGAAGCACATCAGCTTCATCACAAACACCGGGTAGGCACCCAGCATCGGGGCCAGCAGCAGGCCGGCCAGCAGCAGGCCGTAGCCAATGGCGGAGATTTTCTTGGAGTTCATGTGTGCTGCCCCTTATTTCTCTTTGCCGAACAGGCCGGCGGGGCGGATCAGGAGAACGATGACCATGATGACAAACACCACGGTGGAGGACGCCTCGGGGTAAAACACTTTGGTGAAACCTTCAATAATGCCCAGGCCCAAACCCGTCAGGATGGAGCCCATGATGGAGCCCATGCCGCCAATCACCACCACGGCAAACACCACGATGATGAGGTTCTGCCCCATCAGGGGCGAAACCTGGTAGATCGGAGCCGCCAGCACCCCGGCAAAGGCCGCCAGTGCGGCGCCAAAGGCATAGGTGAGCGTGATCATCACGGGCACGTTGACACCAAAAGCTTCAACCAGGCGCGGGTTTTCAGTGCCAGCGCGCAGGTAGGCGCCCAGCTTGGTCTTTTCAATCACGAACCAGGTGGCGATGCACACCACGACCGAAGCCACGACGACCCAGGCACGGTAGTTGGGCAAAATCATGAAGCCCAGGTTGGTGGCGCCTTGCAGCAGCTCGGGCGTGTCGTAGCCCAGGCCCGAAACGCCATAGACGGAGCGGTACACGCCCTCGATCACCAGCGTCAGCCCCAGCGTCAGCAGCAGGCCATAGAGGTGGTCGAGCTTGTAGATCCAGCGCAGCAGCAGGCGCTCGATCAACACACCGAAAATTCCCACCACCAAGGGCGCCAGCACCAGCATCAGCCAGTAGTTGATGCCCAGGTAATTCATGGCCATCCAGGTGGTCACGGCCCCCATCATGAACAGCGCACCGTGCGCGAAGTTGATGACGTTGAGCAGGCCGAAAATCACGGCCAACCCCAGGCTGAGAATTGCGTAAAACGAGCCATTGACCAACCCCAAAAGGAGCTGGCTCAGCATGGCTGGCAGGGAGACACCAAAAATTTCCATGGGAATGGGTTAGCAGAGGTCAGTGGGCAAATCAGGGGCTGGAGCTTTGGTCAGTGGTCCCGCATGCATGCGAAGGCGTTGCTTGGCTTGGCCAGCAACGCCCACAGCACATATACGGGACAGGAGTCAGTTACTTCCAGAGAGCGCACTTGCTCTCGGCTTTGGTGGTGAAGATCTGCTCGCCAGGAATTTTCTTGACCACCTTGAAGTAATCCCAAGGCTTGGTGGACTCAGCAGGCTTCTTCACTTCGAGCAGATACATGTCGTGCACGTAACGACCGTCTGGACGCAGAACGCCCGAAGCGTAGAAGTCGTTCATCTTCATGCCGCGCCATGCGGTCATGACCTTGTCAGCATCCGTGCTCTTGGCTGCTTCGACGGCCTTGAGGTAGTTGGTGGTCGCAGAGTAATCAGCGGCCTGGATCGACGTAGGCATGCGCTTGGTCTTCTCGAAGAAACGGTTGGCAAACTTGCGCGTGTCGTCGTTCAGGTCCCAGTACCAGCTGCTGGTGAACTGCAGGCCCGCTGTGTTGCGCAGGCCCAGGCTGTGGATGTCGGTGATGAACAGCAGCAGACCGGCCATCTTCATGGTCTTGTCGATGCCGAACTCCTTGGCTGCCTTGATGGCATTGATGGTGTCGCCACCGGCGTTGGCCAGGCCCAGGATTTGTGCCTTGGAGTTTTGCGCCTGCAGCAGGAACGAGGAGAAGTCAGATGCGTTGAGCGGGTGGCGCACCGAACCGGCGACCGTGCCGCCCTTGGCTTTGACAGCCGCAGCGGTGTCGCTTTCCAGTGCTTGGCCAAAGGCATAGTCGGCAGTCAGGAAGAACCAGCTTTTGCCGCCGGCATCCACAATGGCCGAACCGGTACCGCGTGCCAGCGCCACGGTGTCATAGGCGTAATGCACGGTGTAGGGTGTGCACTGTTCGTTCGTCAGTGCCGAAGAACCGGCGCCGCTGTTGACATACACGCGCTTCTTCTCGGCGGCCACCTTGGCAGCTGCCAGAGCGGTACCCGAATTGGTGCCGCCGAACAGCATGGTCACGCCTTCGGTATCGATCCACTCGCGTGCTTTGGAAGCAGCGATGTCCGCCTTGTTCTGGTGGTCAGCGCTGATCAGTTCCACGGGCTTGCCCAGAACCTTTCCACCGAAGTCATCGATGGCCATCTGGATGGCCAGAGCGCCGTTCTTACCTTCCACGTCGGCATACAGGCTGGACATGTCGGTGATGAAACCGATCTTGACTTTGTCTTGAGCGTGCGCAACGGGCGCGACCAGGCCTGCGGCGCCCAGCATCACGGTGAGGACGGTTAGTTTGTTTTTCATGCTTGTCTCCTGAAGTAAAGGGAGGGTGGGGGAAAATAGTGCGGAAAAAGCGCGTCAGACGCCCAGCAACTGGTTGAGCACCGGCATTTTTTCCTGCAGTTCGCCAGAGCCAAAACTCTCGACGATGCAGCCGTGCTCCATGACATAAAAACGATCGGCCAAGGGGGCTGCAAAGCGGAAGTTCTGCTCCACCATCACGACGGTGTAGCCCTTTTTGCGCAGCATGGTGATCATCCGTGCGAGTGCCTGAACGATGACCGGGGCCAGGCCCTCGGAAATTTCATCGAGCAGCAGCAGCTTGGCGCCGGTGCGCAGGATGCGGGCCACGGCCAGCATCTGCTGCTCGCCGCCCGACAGGCGGGTACCCTGGCTGTTCTTGCGCTCGGCCAGGTTGGGGAACATGTCATAGATTTCTTCCACCGACATGCCCGCAGAACCTGTCTTGAGGGCTGGCGGCAGCAGCAGGTTTTCTTCGCACGATAGGCTGGAGAAAATGCCGCGCTCTTCAGGGCAGTAGCCCACGCCCAGGTGCGCAATGCGGTGCGTGGCCATGCCCACGGTTTCCACGCCGTTGATCTTGATGGAGCCTTTGCGAGAACCCGTCAATCCCATGATGGCGCGCATGGTGGAGGTACGGCCTGCGCCATTGCGCCCCAGCAGCGTCACCACTTCGCCGGGTTGCACGGCGATGTTCACACCATGCAGCACATGCGATTCACCGTACCAGGCTTCCAGGTTGCGGATTTCGAGAGCGGGAGTATTCGAAGCAGCGGTAGCCATGTCAGTGCGCCCCCTGCAATTGGCCGTCGGTCGTGCCCATGTAGGCTTCCATCACTTGCGGGTTGTTTGAAACTTCGGCGTAAGGCCCTTCGGCCAGAACGGCGCCACGCTGCAGCACCGTGATGCAGTCGGCAATGGTGGAGACCACCTTCATGTTGTGTTCCACCATCAGGATGGTGCGGCCAGCAGAGACTTTCTTGATCAGCTGGGTGACACGGTCCACGTCTTCGTGGCCCATGCCCTGCGTGGGCTCGTCGAGCAGCATCAGCTCGGGTTCCATCGACAGCGTGGTGGCAATCTCCAGGGCGCGCTTGCGTCCGTAGGGGAGATTGACAGTGACTTCGTCGGCCAGGTCTTCAAGGCCCACTTCGGTGAGCAACTGCATGGCACGGTCGTCCAGTTGGCGCAGGGTGCGCTCGCTGCGCCAGAAATGAAAAGACGTACCCAGCTTGCGTTGCAGGCCCAAGCGAACGTTTTCCAACAGGGTGAGGTGTGGAAACACGGCAGAAATCTGGAACGAACGGATCACACCACGGCGGGCAATCTGTGCAGGCTGCTCCTGCGTGATGTCCTGCCCGTTAAAGCGGATAACGCCCGAGGTCGGCACCAGAAACTTGGTGAGCAGGTTGAAGCATGTGGTCTTACCGGCCCCGTTCGGCCCGATCAGGGCGTGGATGGACCCCCGGCGCACGGCCAGGTTGACATCACTGACCGCTGTGAAGCCTTTGAACTCCTTGGTCAGGTGGGTGGTTTCAAGAATGACGTCGCTCATTGCGCCTTGGATGCTCCGTGGATGGCTGGTCAGTCGTTTATGAGGCGGCCACAACCAGCATGAATGTTTGTGCTGGAGCGGACTTTAAGTTGATGCCACGCAATTACCTACCGGTGCTTTCTCCTAGGTAGTAGTCCGTACAAGGTGTAAGCCCTATGTAATACCGCCTATCCCCGCCCGGCCCTGGCTGCGGTATCTACACATAAAAATCCAAGAAAAACCGCCAAAGCCGCTTATTCAACAAGCGGTAGCAGCTATGTTTTTTGAAATAAATTGCTGCGAAACCCCTCTACCTCGGGTGCCAGCAGGCGCCCCCTACACTCTCATCATGGCTACAACGCAAACTGCTCCTCCCGCCCCCGGTGCACCCCGTGCGCTGGGGGGCCTGCTTCCGTTTCTGCGCCCGTATCGCACGCGCATTGCTCTGTCCTTTGTTTTTTTATTCTTGGCGGCAGCGGCCACGCTTGCCATTCCTCTCGCCCTGAGCGGCCTGATCGACAGCAGTTTGGCCTCTTCGGACCGAGGCACACAGGCCATGGCCTTGCGCGGCAAATTCACCGCGCTGTTTGGTGTGGTGGTGATGCTTGGTATTTTTTCGTCGGCACGTTTTTATCTGATGAGCTGGCTCGGCGAGCGTGTGACAGCTGACCTGCGCAATGCCGTGTATGCCCATGTATTGCGGCAAAGCCCGCAGTTTTTTGAAACCACACAAAGCGGTGAAGTGTTGTCACGCTTGACCACCGACACCACGCTGGTGCAAACCGTAGTGGGCTCGTCGCTATCAATGGGGTTGCGCAACGCAGTCGTCGGCACGGGCGCCATCATCATGCTGGTATGGACAAACCCGCGTGTCATGGCCGTCGTACTGCTGATGCTGGTCGTCGTCGTGCTGCCCGCGCTATGGATCGGGCGGCGGGTGCGCCGCCTCTCGCGCGCCAGCCAGGACCGCGTAGCGGACTCCAGCGCCATCGCAGCCGAAATCCTCAACGCCGTTCCCGTGGTGCAAAGCTACGTGGCAGAGGAACGCGAATCCCAGCGCTTCAGCCAAGCCACCCAGAGCGCTTTTGAGACCGCCGTGCGCCGCTCCAGAGCAGGCGCTGCCATGGTGGCTTTCATCATCATCGCCAACGCGGCCTTGCTGCTATGGGGCCTGTACCAGGGCACACAGTCCGTTCTGGATGGCAATATGAGCTACGGCCATCTGGGTCAGACGGTCGTGTACGTGATGCTGCTGGCCGGGGCTGCCACGGTGCTGGGCGAGGTGTACGGTGACCTGCTGCGCGCCGCAGGCGCCACCGAGCGCCTGATGGAATTGCTGGCCAGCGACTCCCCCGTGGCCTCCCCCGCTCAGCCCGTGCCCTTACCAAAAACCAATCAAGGCCTGGCCGTGGAGTTTGATCATGTGGGTTTTCACTATCCGTCCCGGCCTGGCCAGGCTGCCTTGCAGGACTTTACGCTGTCGCTGCAACCCGGTGAAACAGTCGCCTTGGTAGGGGCCAGCGGTGCTGGCAAGACCACCGTTTTCCAGCTGCTGCAGCGCTTCTATGACATTGACTGTGTACATCTAGGACAAGGGGCCATCCGCTTGAACGGCGTGGACATCCGCGCACTGTCTTTCGACACCCTGCGCGGCAGCATCGGCACCGTCCCTCAGGATGCCGTGATCTTTTCAGCCAGCGCGTTGGAGAATATCCGCTATGGACGGCCAAGTGCTTCAGACGATGAAGTCATGGCAGCCGCCCGCGTTGCCTTCGCCCATGACTTTCTCCAAGCCTTACCTGAAGGCTACGCCACTTTTTTGGGCGAGCGCGGAGTGCGGCTTTCGGGTGGTCAGCGCCAGCGCATCGCCATTGCACGCGCCATGCTCAAAAATCCACCTCTGCTCCTGCTTGACGAGGCCACAAGCGCCCTGGATGCTGAAAGCGAGCGCATGGTCCAGGCAGCACTGGACTCGGCCATGCAAAGCCAGGCAGGTCAGCGCACCACTCTGGTAATTGCCCACCGCCTGGCCACAGTGCAGAACGCCGACCGCATCGTGGTGATGGAGCATGGGCGCATCGTGGAACAGGGTCGGCACGTGGAGTTACTGGCGCGCAATGGGGTGTATGCACGCCTTGCGGCACTGCAATTTACGGTGTAGCGGCGCAGTGTCTACCCACCGACAAGGGCGTGGCGGATAGACGCGAGGAACTTAGAGCGGATAACAAAACGCAGAGAAGCGGTTCTGGCGAGGCGCTACGTCGCAGGCGGTACGAGTCGTACGACAAGACGCGGCAACAACGCCAGAAACGTTTGCTTGGTCGCTCTTAGTGCAAAGTTTCGGTCACAGCCTGGGGGAGCGGCAACACCGGCACGCCCTCTTCCAGCAACTGCAAAGTCTGGTCCGCACTGGCCTGGCCTTTGATTGCTCGCTCGGGCGCATCACCTCGGTGGATGCGCCGCGCTTCTTCGGCAAACTGGGAACCCACATCTTCAGCCTGTGCTGCGGCCTGGCGCGCCCACTGCAGCACGCTGGCAGCGGTCGGCATCGACACTTGTGCGGGATCGGAGACCCGTGATGGCTCTGCGGCATCAAGTCGCGGAGATGTTGTCGCAGGGGGCTCGCGCGCACCCAGGTTGATACGCGGCGCGCTAAGCGCCTTGCGCACTTGTGCATCGCCACACAGCGGGCAGGTCAGCAAACCCCGCTGCAATTGGCTCTGAAAATCTTGCTCGCTCCCAAACCAGCCTTCAAAGGCATGGTCGTTCTGACAGTGCAGATCGAGCACTTTCATGGGGGACTGCCGCTTCGGCCTTCAGTACACCCGACTTATCTACGGCGGCGCAGCAGATAGCGGAACACAAACCCCGGAAAGGCCAGCACGATGAACATGGCCCCGGTAACAGCGTAAAACTCCCAACCCTGGGGTGCAATCTGGCCGACGCCCTTCTCCAGAAGCAGTGCCAATCCGCCCACTAAAAAGTACAGCACGACAAGCTCTATCAGCCGTAACAGCAGCTTCTTGTGGGGCACCAGGGCGGGCCCCACGACCAGAACGCGCTGGTTCACAAAAGGAAGATTGGCCGCCACGCAGGCGACCAAAATCACGAGCCATACCAGACCGGATTGCGACACGACAGACTACGACTCAGGACGACAAGGAGCGCATGATGGCGTCCGCGCACAGCGTCATCAGACCGCCAGGCAACAAACCCAACACCAGCAGCAAAGCACCATTGAGCGTCAGCACCATGCGCACGTCCAGAGGCGCCGAAATGGCCCCCGTCGTGAGCGGTGCATCAAAGTACATGACCTTGACAACGCGCAGATAGTAAAACGCACCTACCAAGGACATCAGCACCGCAAAAACCGCCATGACGATGTACGGAGTCTGGCCCGATGCCAGCAGAGCCTGCAGCACCGACAGCTTGGCATAGAAGCCCACCATCGGAGGGATACCCGCCATGGAGAACAGACACAAGGCCAGGATACCGGCGTAAAGCGGACTGCGCTGGTTCAGGCCCGCCATGTCAGCGATTTCCTCGCTCTCGAAGCCCTCGCGCGCCAACAGCAGGATCACGCCAAAAGCAGCCAACGTGGTCAACACATAGGTCACCACATAGAACATGGAAGCGCTGTAGGCAGCCTCGACCGTGGCAGCATCTACATGGCCATGGACGACGCCGGACATCAGACCCAGCAGCACAAAACCCATCTGGGAGATGGTGGAGTACGCCAGCATACGCTTGAGATTGGTCTGTGCAATGGCTGCCAGGTTACCCACCAGCAGCGAACCAATCGCCAGCACTGCCAGCATCTGCTGCCAGTCAATCGCCAGGGGCAAGAGACCATCGACCAACAAGCGCATCACGATGGCAAAGGCGGCCAGCTTGGGCGCACCACCGATCATCAAAGTGACTACCGTCGGCGCACCGTGGTAGACATCAGGCACCCACATGTGGAATGGCACAGCCCCCAGCTTGAACGCGAGGCCTGCGACCACGAAGACCACGCCGAACACCAATACCTGGTGGCGAATCTGGCCTGAGTTGACAGCCTTGAAAACTTCGCCAATGTCCAGCGATCCAGTGGCACCATACAGCATGGACAGGCCATACAGCAAGAAACCGCTGGCCATGGCACCAAGCACAAAGTACTTCATGGCGGCTTCGGTCGCAGTCGCATGGTCCCGGCGCAGCGCCACCAGGGCATAGCTCGACAGGGTCAGCAACTCCAGGCCCAGATAAATCACCAGGAAATTGTTGCCACCAATCATGATGAACATGCCCAGCAGTGAGAACATGCCCAGGGTGAACAATTCGCCGCCACGCAGCATGCCGCGATCGCCTGCATAGGGCCTGCCGTACACCAGGGTCACCATCATCGCCAGGGTGGCAAAGCATTTGAGCCAGTTGCCCATGGCGTCGCTGACAACCATGTTGCCAAAACCATAGAAGGTGTTGCCGCTACTGGCATACACACCCTGCAAAACGGCGACCACTGCCAACGTGAGCATGGTCAGCACATAAGTGCCGGTGCGCCGTGGGCTGGAGACGCCCAGATCCACCAGCGCAATCACGCAGGCCATGACCAGAAGCAGGATCTCCGGATAAATCGCAAGCCAACTGATGTTGTCTATCATCTCGTGTCTCTCAGTTCAGTCTGGTCAGTTCAGCTTGGACAAGGCCACATGCTTGAGCAGCTCGGCCACGGAAGCATCCATCACGTCGGTGAAGGGGCGTGGGTACAGACCCATATACAGCACGGCGAAGCCCAGCAGGGCCAGCACGAAAAATTCGCGGCTGCTGATGTCCAGCAGGGCTTTGACATTGCTGTTGCCGACCGGCCCCAGATACACCCGCTT is part of the Simplicispira sp. 125 genome and encodes:
- a CDS encoding branched-chain amino acid ABC transporter permease — its product is MEIFGVSLPAMLSQLLLGLVNGSFYAILSLGLAVIFGLLNVINFAHGALFMMGAVTTWMAMNYLGINYWLMLVLAPLVVGIFGVLIERLLLRWIYKLDHLYGLLLTLGLTLVIEGVYRSVYGVSGLGYDTPELLQGATNLGFMILPNYRAWVVVASVVVCIATWFVIEKTKLGAYLRAGTENPRLVEAFGVNVPVMITLTYAFGAALAAFAGVLAAPIYQVSPLMGQNLIIVVFAVVVIGGMGSIMGSILTGLGLGIIEGFTKVFYPEASSTVVFVIMVIVLLIRPAGLFGKEK
- a CDS encoding ABC transporter substrate-binding protein; translated protein: MKNKLTVLTVMLGAAGLVAPVAHAQDKVKIGFITDMSSLYADVEGKNGALAIQMAIDDFGGKVLGKPVELISADHQNKADIAASKAREWIDTEGVTMLFGGTNSGTALAAAKVAAEKKRVYVNSGAGSSALTNEQCTPYTVHYAYDTVALARGTGSAIVDAGGKSWFFLTADYAFGQALESDTAAAVKAKGGTVAGSVRHPLNASDFSSFLLQAQNSKAQILGLANAGGDTINAIKAAKEFGIDKTMKMAGLLLFITDIHSLGLRNTAGLQFTSSWYWDLNDDTRKFANRFFEKTKRMPTSIQAADYSATTNYLKAVEAAKSTDADKVMTAWRGMKMNDFYASGVLRPDGRYVHDMYLLEVKKPAESTKPWDYFKVVKKIPGEQIFTTKAESKCALWK
- the nuoN gene encoding NADH-quinone oxidoreductase subunit NuoN, with product MIDNISWLAIYPEILLLVMACVIALVDLGVSSPRRTGTYVLTMLTLAVVAVLQGVYASSGNTFYGFGNMVVSDAMGNWLKCFATLAMMVTLVYGRPYAGDRGMLRGGELFTLGMFSLLGMFIMIGGNNFLVIYLGLELLTLSSYALVALRRDHATATEAAMKYFVLGAMASGFLLYGLSMLYGATGSLDIGEVFKAVNSGQIRHQVLVFGVVFVVAGLAFKLGAVPFHMWVPDVYHGAPTVVTLMIGGAPKLAAFAIVMRLLVDGLLPLAIDWQQMLAVLAIGSLLVGNLAAIAQTNLKRMLAYSTISQMGFVLLGLMSGVVHGHVDAATVEAAYSASMFYVVTYVLTTLAAFGVILLLAREGFESEEIADMAGLNQRSPLYAGILALCLFSMAGIPPMVGFYAKLSVLQALLASGQTPYIVMAVFAVLMSLVGAFYYLRVVKVMYFDAPLTTGAISAPLDVRMVLTLNGALLLVLGLLPGGLMTLCADAIMRSLSS
- a CDS encoding branched-chain amino acid ABC transporter permease, whose translation is MNSKKISAIGYGLLLAGLLLAPMLGAYPVFVMKLMCFALFAAAFNLLLGYTGMLSFGHAAFLGGAAYVAGQSMKVWGFTPEVGLLLGTLSGGFLGLIVGFFAIRREGIYSTMITLALAQMLFFVCLQAPFTGGEDGLQGVPRGKLLGLIDLKDDLVMYYVALTVVVAGFLVIVRTVHSPYGQVLKAIKENEQRAISLGYDTNRFKLLAFVLSAALSGLAGSLKTLVLGFATLSDAHWTASGHVVLMTLVGGLGTLSGPLVGSAVVVLLENKIGDLGDMLARVSGIEWFHTLGESVTIVTGLIFVVCVLAFRRGIMGEIIAWMDRRRAGSAAK
- a CDS encoding ABC transporter transmembrane domain-containing protein; the protein is MATTQTAPPAPGAPRALGGLLPFLRPYRTRIALSFVFLFLAAAATLAIPLALSGLIDSSLASSDRGTQAMALRGKFTALFGVVVMLGIFSSARFYLMSWLGERVTADLRNAVYAHVLRQSPQFFETTQSGEVLSRLTTDTTLVQTVVGSSLSMGLRNAVVGTGAIIMLVWTNPRVMAVVLLMLVVVVLPALWIGRRVRRLSRASQDRVADSSAIAAEILNAVPVVQSYVAEERESQRFSQATQSAFETAVRRSRAGAAMVAFIIIANAALLLWGLYQGTQSVLDGNMSYGHLGQTVVYVMLLAGAATVLGEVYGDLLRAAGATERLMELLASDSPVASPAQPVPLPKTNQGLAVEFDHVGFHYPSRPGQAALQDFTLSLQPGETVALVGASGAGKTTVFQLLQRFYDIDCVHLGQGAIRLNGVDIRALSFDTLRGSIGTVPQDAVIFSASALENIRYGRPSASDDEVMAAARVAFAHDFLQALPEGYATFLGERGVRLSGGQRQRIAIARAMLKNPPLLLLDEATSALDAESERMVQAALDSAMQSQAGQRTTLVIAHRLATVQNADRIVVMEHGRIVEQGRHVELLARNGVYARLAALQFTV
- a CDS encoding ABC transporter ATP-binding protein, giving the protein MSDVILETTHLTKEFKGFTAVSDVNLAVRRGSIHALIGPNGAGKTTCFNLLTKFLVPTSGVIRFNGQDITQEQPAQIARRGVIRSFQISAVFPHLTLLENVRLGLQRKLGTSFHFWRSERTLRQLDDRAMQLLTEVGLEDLADEVTVNLPYGRKRALEIATTLSMEPELMLLDEPTQGMGHEDVDRVTQLIKKVSAGRTILMVEHNMKVVSTIADCITVLQRGAVLAEGPYAEVSNNPQVMEAYMGTTDGQLQGAH
- a CDS encoding DUF1178 family protein, with translation MKVLDLHCQNDHAFEGWFGSEQDFQSQLQRGLLTCPLCGDAQVRKALSAPRINLGAREPPATTSPRLDAAEPSRVSDPAQVSMPTAASVLQWARQAAAQAEDVGSQFAEEARRIHRGDAPERAIKGQASADQTLQLLEEGVPVLPLPQAVTETLH
- a CDS encoding DUF2818 family protein, with the protein product MSQSGLVWLVILVACVAANLPFVNQRVLVVGPALVPHKKLLLRLIELVVLYFLVGGLALLLEKGVGQIAPQGWEFYAVTGAMFIVLAFPGFVFRYLLRRRR
- a CDS encoding ABC transporter ATP-binding protein — protein: MATAASNTPALEIRNLEAWYGESHVLHGVNIAVQPGEVVTLLGRNGAGRTSTMRAIMGLTGSRKGSIKINGVETVGMATHRIAHLGVGYCPEERGIFSSLSCEENLLLPPALKTGSAGMSVEEIYDMFPNLAERKNSQGTRLSGGEQQMLAVARILRTGAKLLLLDEISEGLAPVIVQALARMITMLRKKGYTVVMVEQNFRFAAPLADRFYVMEHGCIVESFGSGELQEKMPVLNQLLGV